The following coding sequences are from one Kallotenue papyrolyticum window:
- a CDS encoding complex I subunit 4 family protein produces MQSFLLSLITWLPLLGALIVLLAPMHDAVAKRFAFGWSAAVFVVSLLLLPGIGPRLGLAGYDPANPALQLVERVPWIRSLGVDYHLGIDGISIWLVLLTTFLTPVTILSTFESVQTRVRAFQAFMLALETGMLGVFLAQDLLLFYIFWEFTLVPMYFLIGIWGGSRRIYATVKFFLYTFAGSVLMLLAIIVLYVLVGIRSFSLPDMLNALRTQQAALDPTTARWLFLAFFAAFAVKVPIWPFHSWLPDAHTEAPTAGSVILAGVLLKLGGYGLIRFNLQLFPEAARFFAPLIGVLAVIGIIYGAWVAYAQTNIKKLVAYSSVSHLGFVVLGIFALNPIGIHGAILQMVNHGLTTGALFLLVGMIYHQRHTYDINAYGGLWKAMPVFGMLSLITVMASIGLPALNGFVGEATIMFGTMTSPVLGWRYAAPGLIGVILAAVYLLWWFRKLYMGDVNQNTAAMHDINRLELATLAPLVVLMIVIGLYPTPFFQAMNESIVALTQGLAPVLAAR; encoded by the coding sequence TTGCAAAGTTTTCTACTCTCTCTGATCACCTGGCTGCCGCTGCTCGGCGCGCTGATCGTGCTGCTGGCGCCCATGCACGACGCGGTGGCCAAGCGCTTCGCCTTCGGCTGGAGCGCAGCAGTCTTCGTCGTCTCGCTGCTGCTGCTGCCGGGGATCGGGCCGCGCCTGGGCCTGGCCGGCTACGATCCGGCCAATCCCGCGCTGCAACTAGTGGAGCGCGTGCCCTGGATCCGCTCGCTGGGCGTGGACTACCACCTGGGCATCGATGGCATCAGCATCTGGCTGGTGCTGTTGACCACCTTTCTGACGCCGGTCACGATCCTGTCCACGTTTGAGTCGGTCCAGACACGCGTACGCGCCTTCCAGGCCTTTATGCTGGCGCTAGAAACCGGCATGCTGGGCGTGTTCCTGGCGCAGGACCTGTTGCTGTTCTACATCTTCTGGGAGTTCACCCTGGTGCCGATGTATTTCCTGATCGGCATCTGGGGCGGCAGCCGTCGCATCTATGCCACGGTCAAGTTCTTTCTGTACACCTTTGCCGGCTCGGTGCTGATGCTGCTGGCGATCATCGTGCTCTATGTACTGGTCGGCATCCGCAGCTTCAGCCTGCCGGATATGCTCAATGCGCTGCGCACGCAGCAGGCCGCGCTCGATCCCACCACGGCGCGCTGGCTGTTCCTGGCCTTCTTCGCCGCCTTTGCGGTCAAGGTGCCCATCTGGCCGTTCCATTCCTGGCTGCCGGATGCCCACACCGAAGCACCGACCGCCGGCTCGGTGATCCTGGCGGGCGTGCTGCTGAAGCTGGGCGGCTACGGCCTGATCCGCTTCAATCTGCAGCTCTTCCCGGAGGCGGCGCGCTTCTTCGCGCCGCTGATCGGCGTGCTGGCGGTGATCGGCATCATCTACGGCGCGTGGGTGGCCTATGCCCAGACCAACATCAAAAAGCTGGTGGCCTACTCCTCGGTGTCGCACCTGGGCTTTGTGGTGCTGGGCATCTTCGCGCTCAACCCGATCGGCATCCATGGCGCGATTCTGCAGATGGTCAACCACGGGCTGACCACCGGCGCGCTGTTCCTGCTGGTGGGCATGATCTACCACCAACGCCATACCTACGACATCAACGCCTACGGCGGCCTGTGGAAGGCAATGCCGGTCTTTGGCATGCTCTCGCTGATCACGGTGATGGCCTCGATCGGGCTGCCGGCGCTCAACGGCTTCGTCGGCGAAGCCACGATCATGTTCGGCACCATGACCTCGCCGGTACTGGGCTGGCGTTACGCCGCGCCCGGCCTGATCGGCGTGATCCTGGCGGCGGTGTACCTGCTGTGGTGGTTCCGCAAGCTGTACATGGGCGATGTCAACCAGAACACAGCCGCCATGCACGACATCAATCGCCTGGAGCTGGCCACGCTGGCGCCGCTGGTGGTGTTGATGATCGTGATCGGGCTCTATCCCACGCCCTTCTTCCAGGCGATGAACGAGTCGATCGTGGCGCTGACGCAGGGACTGGCTCCCGTATTGGCGGCGAGGTAA
- a CDS encoding NADH-quinone oxidoreductase subunit N — MNIEIPSMDVVTIAPPLALVIWASVLLLADLFIANKRVTAYLALMGLGVTAVVAALFWGAPPRVSFANMAIIDDTAIAIDWILLLSAAVTILLAVDYLRRQQIEMGEFYPVLLFTTAAMMTMAHSHNLIMLFLGLEWLSIGLYVLAGFAYPRIRSEEAAMKYLLYGAFAAGFLVYGIALLYGATGTVDLRGIADALRATPTLATSPLLLIGVGLLLIGIGYKVSIVPFHMWTPDVYEGAPTPVTAYMAAATKTAGFAALLRVLQLALPDLIQTWQVAVAGLAALTMIVGNLAAVAQSNIKRMLAYSSIAHAGFMLCAVVGLNLDGATQSFLYYLLAYALMNLGAFAVVIALEQTGEERFDISDLAGLGWRQPLLGVAMAIFMLSLAGIPPLAGFFAKWLVFYVAYQAGYWWLALIGLLTSIVSAFYYLRIVVNMYMRERSEPLRSFATSPLRLGVAAAAVLIVIQGFLIGPVFDFVGPTIAGR; from the coding sequence ATGAATATCGAGATTCCAAGCATGGATGTTGTGACGATCGCGCCGCCGCTGGCGCTGGTGATCTGGGCCAGCGTCCTGCTGCTGGCGGATCTGTTCATCGCCAACAAGCGCGTCACCGCTTATCTCGCATTGATGGGCTTGGGCGTTACGGCGGTGGTCGCCGCTCTGTTCTGGGGCGCACCGCCGCGCGTATCGTTCGCCAATATGGCGATCATCGACGACACCGCCATCGCCATCGATTGGATTCTGCTGCTCAGCGCGGCGGTGACCATTTTGCTGGCGGTCGATTACCTGCGTCGTCAGCAGATCGAGATGGGCGAGTTCTACCCGGTGCTGCTCTTCACCACCGCCGCGATGATGACCATGGCCCACAGCCACAACCTGATCATGCTCTTTCTGGGGTTGGAATGGCTGTCGATCGGGTTGTACGTACTGGCCGGCTTTGCCTATCCGCGCATCCGCTCGGAAGAGGCGGCCATGAAGTATCTGCTCTACGGCGCGTTCGCAGCCGGCTTCCTGGTGTACGGCATCGCCCTGCTCTATGGCGCGACCGGCACAGTCGACCTGCGCGGTATTGCCGACGCACTCCGCGCTACACCGACGCTGGCGACCTCACCGCTGCTGCTGATCGGCGTGGGCCTGCTGCTGATCGGCATCGGCTACAAGGTGTCGATCGTGCCCTTCCACATGTGGACGCCGGATGTGTACGAGGGCGCGCCAACGCCGGTGACAGCCTACATGGCCGCGGCGACCAAGACCGCCGGCTTCGCAGCGCTGTTGCGCGTGCTCCAACTGGCCCTGCCCGATCTGATCCAGACCTGGCAGGTAGCAGTGGCCGGACTAGCCGCGCTGACGATGATCGTCGGCAACCTGGCAGCAGTAGCGCAGAGCAACATCAAGCGCATGCTGGCCTACTCCTCGATCGCACACGCCGGATTCATGCTGTGCGCCGTGGTGGGCCTCAACCTGGATGGCGCAACACAGAGCTTTCTGTACTACCTGCTGGCCTATGCGCTGATGAATCTGGGCGCCTTTGCGGTGGTGATCGCGCTGGAACAGACCGGCGAGGAGCGCTTCGATATCAGCGATCTGGCCGGGCTGGGCTGGCGCCAGCCGCTGCTGGGCGTGGCGATGGCGATCTTTATGCTCTCGCTGGCGGGTATTCCACCGCTGGCCGGCTTCTTTGCCAAGTGGCTGGTCTTCTACGTCGCCTACCAGGCCGGCTACTGGTGGCTAGCGCTGATCGGCCTGCTGACCAGCATCGTTTCGGCCTTCTACTACCTGCGCATCGTGGTCAACATGTATATGCGCGAACGCAGCGAGCCATTGCGCTCCTTCGCCACCTCGCCGCTGCGGCTGGGCGTGGCGGCGGCCGCGGTGTTGATCGTGATCCAGGGCTTTCTGATCGGTCCGGTCTTTGATTTTGTCGGCCCGACGATTGCCGGCCGTTAA
- the smpB gene encoding SsrA-binding protein SmpB — MAKLAGPSQPVAVNRKAYHDYFIEEEYEAGMVLTGSEIKSVRAGRVNLRGAYARVENGEVWLFDAHISPNEQTGAYFQHDPTRPRKLLLHRREINRLAGKLEQKGLTLVPLDIHFRNRRAKVKLGLARGKKLYDKRAATAERDARREIERVLKQRSYQE, encoded by the coding sequence ATGGCCAAGTTGGCAGGTCCGTCGCAGCCGGTTGCGGTCAACCGCAAGGCGTATCACGACTACTTCATCGAAGAAGAATATGAAGCTGGGATGGTGCTGACCGGCTCGGAGATAAAATCGGTGCGCGCCGGACGCGTCAACCTACGCGGCGCGTATGCGCGCGTGGAGAATGGCGAGGTGTGGTTGTTCGATGCGCATATCTCGCCCAACGAGCAGACCGGCGCCTATTTTCAGCATGATCCGACGCGGCCACGCAAGCTGCTATTGCATCGCCGCGAGATCAACCGTCTGGCAGGCAAGCTGGAACAGAAGGGGCTGACGCTGGTGCCCCTCGATATTCACTTCCGCAATCGCCGCGCCAAGGTTAAGCTCGGTCTGGCGCGCGGCAAGAAGCTCTACGACAAGCGCGCAGCGACCGCCGAGCGTGACGCACGCCGCGAGATCGAACGCGTGCTCAAACAGCGCAGCTACCAGGAGTGA
- a CDS encoding DUF5679 domain-containing protein, whose protein sequence is MKDVQAYCVKCRTQRSMKDAREQTLDNGRRAVKGVCEVCGTKMTRFLPSEKK, encoded by the coding sequence ATGAAAGATGTTCAGGCCTATTGTGTCAAGTGCCGCACCCAGCGTTCGATGAAGGACGCGCGCGAGCAGACGCTGGACAATGGCCGTCGCGCTGTTAAGGGCGTGTGCGAGGTGTGCGGCACCAAAATGACGCGGTTCTTGCCCAGCGAGAAGAAGTAG
- the rpoD gene encoding RNA polymerase sigma factor RpoD, giving the protein MLDKLLELGRDHSYTVRHDLRSSEAAPHGHRNVDALPALLETDDCADLPTAAPHAVDYTTGSPWPSDTAEDLHDLDEGSIDDPVRMYLQEIGQVALLTAEQEVELAKAMESGHAARRMLEQPDLSPDERAHYEALVQAGNEARRHLIQANLRLVVSIAKKYTSYGLTMMDLIQEGNIGLMRAVEKFDYTKGHKFSTYATWWIRQAITRAIADQSRTIRLPVHMGEAISQVKRASHKLQQSMQREPTPEEIAEALGITAGKVRRTLEASMHPLSLEMPVGQDGEGRMGDFIEDDRLATPAEAAAQSMLREQIEEVLEKLPERERKIIQLRYGLKDGKYRTLEEVGLEFGITRERIRQIEAVALRKLRHPYLGKKLRGYLD; this is encoded by the coding sequence ATGTTGGACAAGCTGCTTGAACTGGGGCGCGATCACAGCTACACGGTACGCCACGATCTTCGATCCTCGGAAGCAGCCCCTCATGGTCACAGGAACGTTGACGCCCTACCCGCGCTGCTAGAAACTGATGACTGTGCCGACCTTCCAACAGCTGCTCCTCATGCAGTCGATTACACCACCGGCTCCCCCTGGCCGAGCGACACGGCTGAAGACCTCCACGATCTTGACGAAGGCAGCATCGACGATCCAGTACGCATGTACCTGCAGGAGATCGGCCAGGTCGCGCTGCTGACCGCCGAACAGGAGGTCGAGCTGGCCAAGGCCATGGAAAGCGGCCATGCCGCGCGCCGCATGCTGGAGCAGCCCGACCTAAGCCCCGACGAGCGCGCGCACTACGAAGCGCTGGTGCAGGCCGGCAACGAAGCGCGCCGCCACCTGATTCAGGCCAATCTGCGGCTGGTGGTCTCGATTGCCAAGAAATACACCTCCTACGGCCTGACGATGATGGACCTGATCCAGGAGGGCAACATTGGCCTGATGCGCGCCGTGGAGAAGTTCGATTACACCAAAGGCCACAAGTTTTCGACCTACGCCACGTGGTGGATTCGCCAGGCCATTACGCGCGCCATCGCCGACCAGAGCCGCACCATTCGCCTACCGGTGCACATGGGCGAAGCCATTTCCCAGGTCAAGCGCGCCTCCCACAAGCTGCAACAGAGCATGCAGCGCGAGCCCACGCCCGAAGAGATCGCCGAGGCGCTCGGCATCACCGCCGGCAAAGTACGCCGCACGCTGGAAGCATCGATGCATCCGCTCTCGCTGGAGATGCCGGTCGGACAGGACGGCGAGGGACGCATGGGCGACTTCATCGAGGATGACCGCCTGGCCACACCGGCAGAGGCAGCCGCCCAATCCATGCTGCGCGAACAGATCGAAGAGGTGCTGGAAAAGCTGCCCGAGCGTGAGCGCAAGATCATCCAGTTGCGCTATGGCCTGAAGGACGGCAAGTATCGGACGCTGGAGGAGGTCGGGCTGGAGTTCGGCATCACCCGCGAGCGCATTCGCCAGATCGAAGCCGTGGCGCTGCGTAAGCTGCGCCACCCCTATCTCGGCAAAAAGCTGCGCGGCTATCTCGACTGA
- a CDS encoding peptide ABC transporter substrate-binding protein: MNRSLRRSQLFAWTLILALILPILAACGQTTTPTTESPSPVASPSPEVAASPEASPEASPEASPVASPEATASPAAQREPAQSPINDKVIIVGMEQEPDTFFGYESNALATTEVLSPLGLCFTTLSYAYQSTYCFEDDYPTFENGGAVTETVTIDPSQISPENPIEVNGVLVTDTALAEEQGIEIPEQLDQLTLTWKLNPELTWDDGTPVTSADVVESFRVQKDPETLLATRQYVERTVSLEAVDEHTVVQKMVPGYIEVEYFVNPWMGFLPAHKYKDKPVAEIREAESARPSSYGPFMFESHEPGVQTTLVSNPYFPQQPKVGKLIFKYVADSNQLLAQLETGEIDMPSPTSLTLNLVPQLNDLEATGNFKIEYVPGTIWEHLDFGIQRGDGQPSFFDDVRIRQAVAYAINRDQIINDVQYGKTTVMNTIVPQDHPAFPSGLEEYAYNPDRARQLLDEAGVTDSDGDGIREKDGRPMRMTFYTTSGNATREAVAQIIQQNLREVGIEIELQFVPGPEKLFKTGPDGILTPRLFDLAMYAWLTSVQPGFSLYYCDQIPTPETSYDGQNYPGYCNPEYDRLAKAAERELDQQRRIELSAEPLRILNRDLPTFPLYQRLKIGAYNAKLSGVKADPTQNQITYNTEEWDISE, translated from the coding sequence ATGAACCGTTCGTTGCGACGATCACAGCTCTTCGCATGGACGCTGATTCTGGCCTTGATCCTACCGATCCTGGCCGCGTGTGGACAGACAACAACGCCGACGACAGAGTCGCCATCGCCGGTGGCCTCGCCATCTCCAGAAGTTGCCGCCTCGCCTGAGGCCTCACCCGAAGCGTCACCGGAAGCCTCGCCGGTAGCCTCGCCCGAGGCCACCGCTTCGCCGGCGGCACAGCGCGAACCGGCGCAGTCGCCGATCAACGACAAGGTCATTATCGTCGGCATGGAACAGGAGCCGGATACCTTCTTCGGCTACGAATCCAACGCGCTGGCGACCACAGAAGTGCTCTCGCCGCTGGGGCTGTGCTTCACCACGCTCAGCTACGCCTATCAGTCGACCTACTGCTTCGAAGATGACTACCCGACCTTCGAGAACGGCGGTGCTGTGACCGAAACGGTGACGATCGATCCGTCGCAGATCAGCCCCGAGAACCCAATCGAGGTCAATGGCGTGCTGGTGACCGACACCGCGCTCGCCGAGGAGCAGGGCATCGAGATTCCCGAGCAGCTCGACCAGTTGACGCTGACCTGGAAGCTCAATCCGGAGCTGACCTGGGACGACGGCACGCCGGTGACGTCAGCGGACGTGGTCGAATCCTTCCGCGTGCAGAAGGATCCGGAGACGCTGCTGGCGACGCGCCAGTATGTGGAGCGCACGGTCAGCCTAGAGGCAGTCGACGAGCACACCGTCGTGCAGAAGATGGTACCCGGCTACATCGAGGTCGAATACTTCGTCAACCCCTGGATGGGCTTCCTGCCGGCGCACAAATATAAGGATAAGCCGGTTGCGGAGATCCGTGAGGCCGAGTCGGCGCGGCCCAGCTCGTATGGTCCGTTCATGTTCGAGTCGCACGAGCCGGGCGTGCAGACCACGCTGGTCTCGAACCCGTACTTCCCGCAGCAACCCAAGGTCGGCAAGCTGATCTTCAAGTATGTTGCGGACAGCAACCAGTTGCTGGCGCAGCTCGAGACGGGTGAGATCGACATGCCCTCGCCGACCAGTCTGACGCTGAACCTGGTGCCGCAGCTCAACGATCTGGAGGCCACCGGCAACTTCAAGATCGAGTATGTGCCCGGCACCATCTGGGAGCACCTGGACTTCGGCATCCAGCGTGGCGACGGTCAGCCCTCGTTCTTCGACGACGTGCGCATCCGCCAGGCGGTGGCCTACGCCATCAACCGCGATCAGATCATCAACGACGTCCAGTACGGCAAGACGACGGTGATGAACACGATCGTGCCGCAGGACCACCCGGCCTTCCCGAGCGGCCTGGAGGAGTACGCCTACAACCCGGATCGCGCGCGCCAGTTGCTGGATGAGGCGGGCGTGACCGACTCGGACGGTGACGGCATCCGCGAGAAGGATGGCCGCCCAATGCGCATGACCTTCTACACCACCTCCGGCAACGCCACGCGCGAGGCCGTGGCGCAGATCATCCAGCAGAACCTGCGCGAGGTGGGCATCGAGATCGAGCTGCAGTTCGTGCCCGGTCCGGAGAAGCTGTTCAAGACCGGCCCTGACGGCATTCTGACGCCGCGCCTGTTCGATCTGGCGATGTACGCCTGGTTGACCAGTGTGCAACCCGGCTTCAGCCTGTACTACTGCGATCAGATCCCGACGCCGGAAACCAGCTACGACGGTCAGAACTATCCGGGCTACTGCAACCCCGAGTATGACCGCCTGGCCAAGGCCGCCGAGCGCGAGCTGGATCAGCAGCGGCGTATCGAACTGTCGGCCGAGCCGCTGCGCATCCTCAACCGCGATCTGCCGACCTTCCCGCTCTACCAGCGCCTGAAGATCGGCGCCTACAACGCCAAGCTGTCGGGCGTCAAGGCCGATCCCACTCAGAACCAGATCACCTACAACACCGAGGAGTGGGACATTAGCGAGTAG
- a CDS encoding ABC transporter permease produces the protein MTTFLIRRLLQMGVVLLISTIIIYFILNLVPGGPLDDLRQQVGRRRPTAQDIARIERALGLDKPWYLQYITWLAGDTWLDKIGFEEYKGDRKGIIRGDWGTSWFVYRNKPVLTVIRERLPDTLRLQITALIVSLLFAIPIGIYSAVRQYSIPDYIFTTFSFLGISLPSFWFGLMLIAAMLALRRNGLFAFPTGDIVALRDYTLPLLGRIDAGSLLDRVLHLVLPVTVLALLSMASYSRFLRASMLEVLKQDYVRTARAKGLRERVVILKHAARNALIPLITILVYSIPGVFGGAIITESIFNYKGLGYLYLQALNSRDWPIVTAFLLINAILIVIANLLADILYTVADPRIRLD, from the coding sequence ATGACCACCTTCTTGATTCGGCGTTTGCTGCAGATGGGCGTCGTTTTGCTCATCTCGACGATCATTATCTATTTTATTCTCAATCTCGTGCCAGGTGGTCCGCTGGACGATCTGCGCCAGCAGGTTGGCCGGCGGCGGCCAACCGCCCAGGATATTGCGCGCATCGAACGCGCCCTGGGCCTGGACAAGCCCTGGTATCTGCAGTACATCACCTGGCTGGCCGGCGATACCTGGCTGGATAAGATCGGCTTTGAAGAGTATAAGGGTGACCGCAAGGGGATTATTCGCGGCGACTGGGGCACCTCCTGGTTCGTCTACCGCAACAAGCCGGTGCTGACCGTGATCCGCGAGCGCCTGCCGGATACCTTGCGCCTGCAGATCACCGCGCTGATTGTCTCGTTGCTGTTTGCCATCCCAATCGGCATTTACTCGGCGGTACGCCAATATTCGATTCCGGATTACATCTTCACAACCTTTAGCTTTCTGGGCATTTCGCTGCCATCCTTCTGGTTCGGATTGATGCTGATCGCAGCCATGCTGGCGCTGCGGCGCAACGGCCTGTTCGCCTTCCCTACCGGTGATATCGTTGCGCTGCGCGACTATACGCTGCCGCTGCTGGGCCGCATCGACGCCGGCTCGCTGCTCGATCGCGTCCTCCACCTGGTGCTGCCGGTGACGGTGCTGGCGCTGCTGAGCATGGCCAGCTACAGCCGCTTCCTGCGCGCCTCGATGCTGGAGGTGCTCAAGCAGGACTATGTGCGCACGGCGCGCGCCAAGGGCCTGCGCGAACGGGTGGTGATCCTCAAGCACGCTGCGCGCAACGCGCTGATCCCGCTGATCACCATTCTGGTCTATTCCATTCCCGGCGTCTTTGGCGGCGCGATCATCACCGAGTCGATCTTCAACTACAAAGGTTTGGGCTACCTCTACCTGCAGGCGCTCAACTCGCGCGATTGGCCGATCGTGACGGCGTTCCTGCTGATCAACGCGATCCTGATCGTCATCGCCAACCTGCTGGCCGATATTCTGTACACGGTCGCCGACCCGCGCATTCGCCTTGATTGA
- a CDS encoding ABC transporter permease, producing MATIATPQYEGADILEQKIESPLQQVIRRYLRHRLAVISTIVLLLIIILCVGADIFTWHDPIYNNASIRNRPPSRDYIMGTDEIGRDIYARVLYAGRISLGIAFVTVFFSDLLGVILGVISGYFGGWVDSLIMRIVDFILTLPLLPILLALMAILTPSIKLLIIVLVLTGWTTSARLIRGQILSLREREFIEASRALAASRSRIMFKHLVPNALAPIIVNVTLNLSAIIITEAALSYLGFGVQLPQASWGNMLQRVDLTVLDKYPWQAFFPGLAIFITSLCFNFMGDGLRDALDPRMKL from the coding sequence ATGGCCACGATTGCGACGCCACAATACGAAGGCGCCGATATTCTCGAACAGAAGATTGAAAGCCCATTACAGCAGGTCATTCGGCGCTACCTGCGTCACCGCCTGGCGGTGATCAGCACGATTGTGCTCTTGCTGATTATCATCCTGTGCGTTGGCGCGGACATCTTCACCTGGCACGACCCGATCTACAATAACGCCTCGATCCGCAACCGGCCGCCCTCGCGCGACTACATCATGGGCACCGACGAGATCGGGCGCGACATCTATGCCCGCGTGCTGTATGCCGGGCGCATCTCGCTGGGCATCGCCTTTGTGACGGTGTTCTTCAGTGATCTGCTGGGCGTGATCCTGGGAGTGATCAGCGGCTACTTCGGCGGCTGGGTCGACTCGCTGATCATGCGCATTGTGGACTTCATTCTGACGCTGCCGCTGCTGCCGATCCTGTTGGCGTTGATGGCGATCCTGACACCCAGCATCAAGCTGCTGATCATCGTCCTGGTGCTTACCGGCTGGACCACCAGTGCGCGCCTGATCCGTGGGCAGATCCTCAGTCTGCGCGAGCGGGAGTTTATCGAAGCCTCGCGCGCGCTGGCGGCCTCGCGCTCACGCATCATGTTCAAGCACCTGGTGCCCAATGCCCTGGCACCGATCATCGTCAATGTTACGCTCAACCTGAGCGCGATCATCATCACCGAGGCGGCGCTGAGCTACCTGGGCTTCGGGGTGCAGCTGCCGCAGGCCTCCTGGGGCAACATGCTCCAGCGCGTTGATCTGACCGTTCTGGACAAGTACCCCTGGCAGGCCTTCTTCCCGGGTCTGGCGATCTTCATCACCTCGCTGTGCTTCAATTTCATGGGGGACGGCCTGCGCGATGCGCTGGACCCGCGCATGAAACTCTAA
- a CDS encoding ABC transporter ATP-binding protein: protein MLRVKGLKTYFFTEEGVVKAVDGIDFTLQPGEVLGIVGESGCGKSVTSLSIMRLIMPPGQIVEGEILFNGENLLELPEDEMREIRGNRISMIFQQPTTALNPVFTIGDQIREALMVHKGMSKQEATQRCEELLRLVGIPDARRRMDAYPHQLSGGMCQRVMIAMGLACNPELLIADEPTTALDVTIQAQILDLMRELREKINTAIILITHDLGVVAEMVDNVLVMYAGKVVEYAPVKELFAAPKHPYTQGLIASIPVLGVIKDELATIPGTVPSLINVPPGCRFANRCPYRMEKCDQEEPPLIKLEGNRLVRCWLY from the coding sequence TTGTTGCGAGTAAAAGGCTTGAAAACCTACTTCTTCACCGAAGAAGGGGTGGTCAAAGCCGTTGACGGCATCGATTTTACGCTGCAGCCCGGCGAGGTGCTGGGCATCGTCGGCGAATCCGGCTGCGGCAAATCCGTGACCTCGCTGTCGATCATGCGCCTGATCATGCCGCCCGGGCAGATCGTTGAGGGTGAAATCCTCTTCAACGGCGAAAATTTGCTGGAGTTGCCCGAAGATGAGATGCGCGAAATTCGCGGCAACCGCATCTCGATGATCTTTCAGCAGCCGACGACAGCGCTCAATCCGGTCTTTACCATCGGCGATCAGATTCGCGAAGCGTTGATGGTGCATAAGGGTATGAGCAAACAGGAAGCGACCCAGCGCTGCGAGGAGTTGCTGCGGCTGGTCGGCATTCCTGACGCACGCCGGCGCATGGATGCCTATCCCCATCAACTTTCGGGCGGCATGTGCCAGCGCGTGATGATCGCCATGGGCTTGGCCTGCAACCCGGAGCTGTTGATCGCCGACGAACCCACCACAGCCCTGGACGTGACCATTCAGGCCCAGATTCTGGACCTGATGCGCGAGCTGCGCGAAAAGATCAACACCGCGATCATTCTGATCACGCACGATCTGGGTGTCGTCGCCGAGATGGTGGACAACGTCCTGGTGATGTACGCCGGCAAAGTCGTCGAATACGCGCCGGTCAAGGAGCTCTTTGCCGCTCCCAAACATCCCTATACCCAGGGCCTGATCGCTTCGATCCCCGTCTTGGGGGTGATTAAGGATGAGCTGGCGACCATTCCAGGAACGGTGCCCAGCCTGATCAATGTGCCGCCTGGCTGCCGCTTCGCCAACCGGTGCCCGTATCGTATGGAGAAGTGCGACCAGGAAGAGCCGCCGTTGATCAAACTGGAAGGCAACCGCCTGGTACGCTGCTGGTTATACTAG
- a CDS encoding ABC transporter ATP-binding protein: protein MTQLTPSREPATSSVASNGKARDDLLVVRHLKKYFPVKGGLLRRTVAQVKAVDDVSFTIKRGETLGLVGESGCGKSTTGRTILRLLPATDGEVYFEGKDVLKANARELKALRRDMQIVFQDPYASLDPRVTVGESIAEGLKIHRIGTPKEQAERVHQVLRQVGLRPELARRYPHEFSGGQRQRIGIARALVLQPKLIVCDEPVSALDVSIQAQVLNLLKQLQREMGLTYLFIAHNLSVVEHISDRVGVMYLGKMAELADRDELFRNPMHPYTKALMSAIPIPDPTLKRERIILEGDVPSPLNPPSGCRFHPRCWMAKEICREVEPAFEEKQPGHWVACHFAGQF from the coding sequence ATGACTCAACTCACTCCCTCACGCGAACCGGCCACCAGCTCGGTTGCCAGCAACGGCAAGGCGCGCGACGACCTGCTGGTGGTACGCCATCTCAAGAAGTATTTTCCGGTCAAGGGCGGTCTGTTGCGCCGCACGGTCGCGCAGGTGAAAGCCGTTGACGATGTTAGCTTTACCATCAAGCGCGGCGAGACGCTGGGCCTGGTGGGCGAGTCGGGCTGTGGCAAAAGCACCACCGGCCGCACGATTCTGCGCCTGCTGCCGGCGACGGATGGCGAGGTCTATTTCGAGGGCAAAGATGTTCTCAAGGCCAATGCGCGCGAGCTCAAGGCACTGCGGCGCGACATGCAGATCGTCTTTCAAGATCCCTATGCCTCGCTCGATCCGCGCGTCACCGTCGGCGAGAGCATCGCGGAAGGGCTGAAGATCCACCGCATCGGCACGCCCAAGGAGCAGGCCGAGCGCGTGCACCAGGTGCTGCGCCAGGTTGGCCTGCGTCCCGAACTGGCGCGACGCTATCCGCACGAGTTCTCCGGCGGCCAGCGCCAGCGCATCGGCATTGCGCGCGCGCTGGTGCTGCAACCCAAGTTGATCGTCTGTGACGAGCCGGTCTCGGCGCTGGACGTCTCGATCCAGGCGCAGGTGCTCAACCTGCTCAAGCAGCTGCAGCGCGAAATGGGCCTCACCTATCTGTTCATCGCGCACAACCTGAGCGTGGTCGAACATATCAGCGATCGCGTGGGCGTGATGTATCTGGGCAAGATGGCCGAGCTGGCCGATCGCGACGAACTCTTCCGCAACCCGATGCATCCCTACACCAAAGCGCTGATGTCGGCGATCCCCATTCCCGACCCAACTCTGAAGCGCGAACGCATCATCCTGGAAGGCGACGTGCCCAGCCCGCTCAACCCCCCATCGGGCTGCCGCTTCCATCCCCGCTGCTGGATGGCCAAGGAGATCTGCAGAGAGGTCGAACCGGCCTTTGAAGAGAAGCAACCTGGGCACTGGGTCGCCTGCCATTTTGCAGGCCAGTTCTAG